The Mangifera indica cultivar Alphonso chromosome 19, CATAS_Mindica_2.1, whole genome shotgun sequence nucleotide sequence GTATTttcattatacaaaatttagaacttaaacaattttgaaataattatcaGCAAGTTTTCCTTTCACTAGGAGTAAATCTGAATTATCCTGTATTTGTTTTAAGGTTCTTTTGATTCCAGATGGGTACTTGTATGGTAGTGGACTCTAATTACATCTACACCATATTTGTTGGACTAAGCCAAAGGTTCTTTTTACTCATGCTTTAAGTTCTTGATGAAATTGACAATATATTGGAACTAAAAAGTtaatggatattattttatagtttaatgATCAATACTGTTTCTCAGTCTGAGCTACAAGCCTTAAACCATTCTTCTAAAGGTGGGTATGCCTTTTTCACTTCTTATTACTATTTTGAGTTGAAACTTGTGGTTGAATTTAGTTAATTAATGCATAGAGTCGGTGATTACTGTTATAACCTGATGGATCCTTGAGTTGTTTGTCACTATTGAGATCTGACAGAGTTGCTTTTACTCTATGATCATTTGCAGGTGACTGCATCCAAATTGTGGCGACAAGTTGGAGAATCCTTTCACCCGCCAAAGTAAGAAAAcaatatatagttatttttaaCCAATCATGTCTTTAATGGCTTTGGAACATGCAGTTAGTCATATTTTGAGTGTATTTCTCCTAGTTTGGATGCTGCATTTAATTGATGCTTTACCTAGCTTTtgtcttttacttttttatctATAGGTtgaaaattctttatatatactaaaatttcttttaaaagtagatttaatttgatatgCTAGTTGCTAGaaatcattattaaatttattgtatcactttctttctctctcagGACCTGCACGACTGTGTCTTGGACATTTCGAATTTTCTATGAGAAGGTAATGCTTCACAACTTGACACATCACTTAATATTATGCTTGCAATGTCTGTAATCACACATCATGTTTATGTTGATAGCCATGATGTTGGCTTCATTTACCTTTTTTAGGTTAATTTCATCTGTTTTTTTTCCTCTTGACTTACAATTAGATATACCAGATTCTAGGATAAAGCTCATAACAATCTGTGCTCATATTTCTAGAGCTGGAAGCTGAATAAACTGTTCTTGTATgctttgttttataataatgaaaataaagcTTTTAGCCTGCCCTGTGTACTTCAGCCATTGGTATCATCATTTCAATTGTTGCTTCTATAGCTATTCTCCATAATTACTGTCGTTTCTGCTTCCCCATAATTTTCTTAAGTTTGTGCAGGCACTATTGGAATATGAGAAGCATAAGAGATTAATTGGTGAGCTTCAACTCCCCGCTTCTTCTTTCTCACAACCAGCAAGTGCTGAAAAGGAGGTAGAAGTTCATCCCTATTGCATTTGCTTATGTACTATTTTGGGCTATTTACAAAGTTCAATGACTCAAGATGTTAAGGGTTTCCTTCTGTTTTCATGATGAAAAAAGTATGTGCTGAATCAGAGTAGGCAGAAGGGAAACAGAACGGAGTTGGGGAAGTAATATATCTGGGCATTAGTTATTGTATCTTGGGTTTAGTTTCTGGGCAGATGCAAATGGTTTTTAACCGGGGATTAAGTTTCTGGTTAGACAAATTACAGTGCATACTGgcttttgtattttaaaaataaaaggagaaTGGACTGAAGAGAATTTATAGACATTTTTAGTAAGTTGGTGGCCTAGATCAGTGCCCTTTTCCCCACTCTTGATAGAAAGTTTTTGGTTATAGTAAGGTCGTTGACTTttcatttctttgatttttttttttttttatgactgcttccttttctttttgccTTTGATACATTTTTCTGGGAGCATAAGCCTTTGTGTAAAATTTGTTAATCTGCTTCTCAGTTAGTGGATTGGTGTGTACTTTTCTTCTCTGATATCCCTTGCTCTTGGGAACTATTACTTAAGGTGTGCGGTTTAATTTCCTTTCTGGCTCTAGTTTAATGAAGAAAGATGCTTATGACTTTATACCTTCTACTCAAGGGTAACTTGGAGAATAAACTTTCATTTAATGAGATTTTTCATGCTGATACTTTCTTACTGAAATAGTTGGAAACCAGCCTAAGTGTACTCTAaccatttatctttttcttataaattgttTCTAGGCATCTCTCTCTCTATTTGCTGCTTGTTCCCTCATATAGACATTCTAAATTTCTGCGCAGGTAAGTGACTATCAGACTCCGGGGTCGGGTAGAGCACGACGGGATGCTGCAGCTCGTGCTATGCAGGGTTGGCATGCTCAGCGTCTTGTTGGATATGATGAAGTTGCTGAGCCAATCATTAAGGTTTGTTGAAAGTCATAATccagtatatttttttatcatagtcttgtcatattttctttcatctatTTCCTTGAACAGGAGAGAAGCTTAAATTCTACAGCAAAGCGTGAAAAACATCTCAAGAATATTGGTATGCTGCCTTATGATTTGAGATCTTTCTTGCTAACTCTTATTTTATGCTAACATATACTTTACCTTGCACTTGTTTTGTTGAGTCAGGCTCCCCTAAAAACAGGACTCCAACAAACTTGGATCAGGCTGACAAACATGCACATGCAGAAGCAGATAAGCAGTTAAGATTCGTGATCATTTCTctgtaaatttatttgtttttccccttaaatttttatttcgatttttttttaattttttgttattgttggtTTCTTCACCTATATCAACATTGGATATAAGGCTTTTGAGGTATTGATTAGTTTGTATCAGATCATTCCGTAAATGATTTCATAGCACATATTAAATAATCCTCAATGCCAGTGACTATCAAACCTCTTTGTATCCTTTCTACAAAAGAAcaatttactattattttatattgtcaTTGAATGTAACTCTTCACTCATGAAAAGGCTTGGTGGTAGATAAATAAGTTATGTGGATGTGGATGTTGATTCAGTGCCTACCTCAGAAATTTCTTCTGTCTTAGCGCAAGGCCAAAACAGCATTCCTCCCACAGCATGAGCTGAAAGGAACCCTCATAGACTGAATTCTCTCCTTTCAGAGTTCTTTCTCCTCTTGAGAAAGGCCTTAAACAACTGCATATTTTGGATGTTGTACTCCTACAACGAGGGGTCATCATCTGCTGCAAGACACAGTTTGGCAGCACCCCACTTCCttgtgaaaagaagaaaatgcaaTGGACAAATTAGACCCATGATAGCAAGCCtatatcttttaatatcttttcatcatatatttaaatcaGAGCAAGCTAAGAGGTTTTTATCTTGTAGACTGGTCACAGATATTGTTGATATCGGAACCCTGGCTGATTGGGTGAAGATCAATGTCCGGGAGACGGTGAGTGTTTGTTTGTCTTATATCTCTTTATTTTCCCTCCCCAAGAAACTGCTTGAAATTATGCTATTCCAAGTTGTTTTGTGTTGGGATCCTGAGTAGTTGCTTTGTTGTGGATGCACAGAGGGACTGCTATGAGGTATATGCTCTGGTCCCTGGGCTTCTGCGGGAGGAGGTAAGCACTTCCCTTGGAAGCCGAAACTCGCTTTTTCTGACTCATCTagcttaacatttttttcttgttgctcAGTTTATCTGTTGGGTTTGATTAATTAGCCAAGTATGTGCTTACCTTAGATTAAAATTGACATAGATTGTAGCAAATTTGTCATCTATCTTGTTAGTATCAGATGATAATCAAGAAAGGCATTGCATCTGATCAGAAAGTTTCTTAATTGGGATATCTATTAAACATCCAGTCATAAGATAGTATGTCTGGACTGCATGCGCATTATTGTTGGTGTAGTATCATTATTAATGGCATTATGGCAACTTTTCTCATTCTAAGCATCTAGTTGTTCAAAGATGGTGTGCTAAGATATTTCTAGTTCTTTTATTACGATATGTGGATGCCAGTATTTATGATGCCTTGCAAAAGGAAGGTTTAGTGctctgttttttattatttgaggATACGTCGATTGAGTTATACGATGTAATTTTACAGAATGTGtgtttaaattgttttatttagttAAGCAGCTGGATACactttttgtgttttatgttcACCAATTCTCCAATAAAGGGAATTTGTATTTACCCTTTTTTGTTTCTGTCTATAAGTTTACACATATACTAGTGTACATGTGCTTTTTATGTATGCATGAAAACTCGCTCGCTGCATTTTCCTTCAATCTGTgaaaagaataaacaattaTCATCGTTAACTTGTTCAAATTCAGAAGCTACTAATAAAGTTATCATGTATCGCTTAGCCCTTGTTTAACTGGTCTTGACCTTCATTGGATTCAGGTGCGAGTTCAGTCAGATCCTGCTGGACGACTGGTTATAACTGGTCAACCAGAGCAAGTGGACAATCCTTGGGGTATCACACCATTTAAAAAGGTACTTTCTTTCACTTTGTAAGATCCAGTTGCACATGGCCAAGCTATACATGCCTTAGGACATGGAATGACCACATGAAAGAAGGAGCCACCTTTACCTGCAAGGATTCTTCTCCTTGCCGAATGTGATAATTAATTTGGACCAGAAAACCTTAAATTTTCATcaagcaaaaataaatatattgttttaatcttTACTATCTAGCTTTTTAATCAAGCCTGGAAAAAAACTAATTTGAGGTTCGGCTTTCAGGTCGTGAGCTTACCCAGAAGAATCAATCCTCTGCAAACATCTGCTGTTGTTAGTCTGCATGGCCGACTCTTCATACGAGTCCCTTTTGAGCTAGGTTCAGGTTGAACCTATTTTTGTACTTTGTCAAGCTGTGCTCTCATTCTTTCTTGTTGGGAGCTATAAATTTAGGGAGAGACCATTGCCAAAAGGCCAGGATTGGAACTATGTGAACTAGTTGACTGAAttccttaatttatttttcatgtgtaTCTGATTTGTATTGGATGAGCCGTGAATAATGAATAGCAGGAAGATTTTTCATGTGCAGTCATCTTTTTAATGTTGGACTTACATTCCCAAGTTtttgagcttgaatttgaattcaatagtTCAGTTAGAGTTTTGGGTGCTGAATGCATCGGCTGttctgataaaatttgataatttgttgagGGCAATTCAGGAAAAACGAAACCAAAAAACAGTCAAGAAACTTCagaagttgaaaattttgtggAAACTTGACTTGATTGTGGTGTAATGAATTGCCTAGGTTCCCTGTGGAGAGGCATTATTCTGTCAACAGTAGTGTATTTGAGCCAAATTGAACGTAAATTGATCAAGGATAAACTTGTCGAGTTTGAGATCAATGTTAGCATTGGAGTTTCTCTCGTTGGTGATTCTTGTTCTTCCTTTTGAATCATTGCTCCTTCACCTAATTGTcttagattcgaattgaatttaaattaacttttatttggGTTTGGCTTGATGCGAATCCCAGTAGtcttatttgtaaattatagtGTAATGTATTGCTTAGATTCTTCATTGTGAGCTATGATATTGTAATTatgatgaattcaaactaagttCGAGATtgatatcaaaatttgttttgatggtgactattttcttcctttttagtgactttttttcttcttttttgataattgtattttttttttattagatttaagtCGAACTTGATTTATCGCTTGTTTGGATTTAGTTTTAACTTGATCGAAAAATTGTGGGGTATCTCTTTATAATGAGCACAAATCGGAGGTGCCTTGCATGTGATGGAATTAGAGTTGAGCACTGCAAGTTCCACTATCCTACTTTCGTTTCCCCACTTTTCtgattaatcaatattaaaatagttCTTTAAGTCGAATCTAAATCATTCAACTTAAAAAGAGGAGGGTTTGGCAGGCACCCACTTGAATTCGACAAGGAATTCTGATTCTTTAGTGCCAACTCACAATTTTATTGCCcatttctctttaaaaaataCTGGCATTGTACTTGTTACAATGTATCGTAAGGTATATGTCCTTGTCATTTATTGTCAGTTTTGCAGGTTGAGACTTAATCtcaatatttgattgaatttgaatagTTCAAACTTTGATcgaataaattgagtttaagtgaAGAATTGGGCTCGTTCTTGAAGTTGATCCAAATGacatcaaatttgagttgaatataGACATTACAAataggatttaaaaaaatatttaaaacattgagtcttcaaagttctcattttaACTTTCTTAGACACAATTGTGAGTCGTAAGCTGTGTTATGTTGTATCTAGTGTCGTCTAGCAAAAAGCATGTTATGTTGACTCACAACTTGGCATGA carries:
- the LOC123203341 gene encoding AT-rich interactive domain-containing protein 5-like isoform X1, whose protein sequence is MEDTEMREQNLGNSSDANLVDANVKRRDSVENGLAPSSETTEDKTVTLPSDQQMLIDEPDGKVAITADSNGNADDATHELPERKSEGDYNHVENDLKTEASRSHPQGELSTSESQDGNVRKSKNWLNETEMGGADGSLEEQAEFIKEVESFYRENALEFKAPKFYGELLNCLKLWRAVIRLGGYEVVTASKLWRQVGESFHPPKTCTTVSWTFRIFYEKALLEYEKHKRLIGELQLPASSFSQPASAEKELVDWCVLFFSDIPCSWELLLKVSDYQTPGSGRARRDAAARAMQGWHAQRLVGYDEVAEPIIKERSLNSTAKREKHLKNIGSPKNRTPTNLDQADKHAHAEADKQLVTDIVDIGTLADWVKINVRETRDCYEVYALVPGLLREEVRVQSDPAGRLVITGQPEQVDNPWGITPFKKVVSLPRRINPLQTSAVVSLHGRLFIRVPFELGSG
- the LOC123203341 gene encoding AT-rich interactive domain-containing protein 5-like isoform X2 encodes the protein MEDTEMREQNLGNSSDANLVDANVKRRDSVENGLAPSSETTEDKTVTLPSDQQMLIDEPDGKVAITADSNGNADDATHELPERKSEGDYNHVENDLKTEASRSHPQGELSTSESQDGNVRKSKNWLNETEMGGADGSLEEQAEFIKEVESFYRENALEFKAPKFYGELLNCLKLWRAVIRLGGYEVVTASKLWRQVGESFHPPKTCTTVSWTFRIFYEKALLEYEKHKRLIGELQLPASSFSQPASAEKEVSDYQTPGSGRARRDAAARAMQGWHAQRLVGYDEVAEPIIKERSLNSTAKREKHLKNIGSPKNRTPTNLDQADKHAHAEADKQLVTDIVDIGTLADWVKINVRETRDCYEVYALVPGLLREEVRVQSDPAGRLVITGQPEQVDNPWGITPFKKVVSLPRRINPLQTSAVVSLHGRLFIRVPFELGSG